Proteins encoded in a region of the Streptomyces sp. NBC_00258 genome:
- a CDS encoding IclR family transcriptional regulator, giving the protein MKSAARTVALLELLAARGDRPARLDELAEELGVPRSSMYQLLQTLVDRGWVRSDTTGSLYGIGISALLTGTSYLDSDPHVRTVRPYLDEASDALGETIHLARLDGPNVVYLATRESHEYLRTISRVGRRIPAHAGALGKALLAERPDDELPFPEGPLAALTENTHTDRATLLADLAEVRERGHSIDREETVTGIAGFGFALRYDSPATDAISCSVPVARLDAAHEARVVAVMREIRTKIESVLSPASGAPDWR; this is encoded by the coding sequence GTGAAGTCCGCGGCCCGTACCGTCGCACTGCTCGAACTGCTCGCCGCGCGCGGCGACCGGCCCGCCCGCCTGGACGAACTCGCCGAGGAGCTGGGCGTACCGCGCAGCAGCATGTACCAGCTGCTGCAGACCCTCGTCGACCGCGGCTGGGTGCGCTCCGACACCACCGGCTCCCTCTACGGCATCGGGATCAGCGCGCTGCTCACCGGCACGAGCTACCTCGACAGCGATCCGCACGTCCGCACGGTCCGCCCCTATCTCGACGAGGCCTCGGACGCGCTCGGCGAGACGATCCACCTGGCCCGGCTGGACGGCCCGAACGTCGTCTACCTCGCGACCCGCGAGTCCCACGAGTACCTGCGCACCATCAGCCGGGTCGGCCGCCGGATCCCGGCCCACGCGGGCGCCCTCGGCAAGGCCCTCCTCGCCGAGCGCCCGGACGACGAACTCCCGTTCCCCGAGGGGCCGTTGGCCGCCCTCACGGAGAACACCCACACCGACCGCGCGACCCTGCTCGCCGACCTGGCGGAGGTGCGCGAGCGCGGCCACTCCATCGACCGCGAGGAGACGGTGACCGGCATCGCGGGCTTCGGCTTCGCCCTGCGGTACGACTCACCGGCCACGGACGCCATCAGCTGCTCGGTGCCGGTGGCCCGGCTCGACGCGGCGCACGAGGCCCGGGTCGTGGCGGTCATGCGGGAGATCCGGACGAAGATCGAGAGTGTTCTGTCGCCCGCGTCAGGGGCTCCTGACTGGCGTTGA
- a CDS encoding 5-dehydro-4-deoxyglucarate dehydratase, with product MTGISAEAEGTVQRLRDGMAGGVLSFPLTSFHSDGGLDLDSYRAYLTGQLAASPGPGAVFPACGTGEFFSLDEDEYREVVRATVEVAAGRLPVVAGIGYGWAQARRFARIAEEAGADALLVLPHYLVAAPQDGLVEQLRHIAAGTSLPLIAYQRGQVAFTAEGLRRIAEIPTVIGLKDGHSDLDRLQRLTLAAPDGFLFFNGASTAEIQARAYATVGVPAYSSAVHAFAPEIANAFFTALHTDDHTTTTKLLRDFYVPLVELRDQVPGYAVSLVKAAARLRNLPVGPVRAPLTDPDQTDLAALEKILATGLALVGAR from the coding sequence ATGACAGGGATCAGCGCGGAGGCCGAAGGCACTGTCCAGCGGCTGCGTGACGGCATGGCGGGCGGGGTGCTGTCCTTCCCCCTCACCAGCTTCCACAGTGACGGCGGCCTCGACCTCGACTCGTACCGGGCCTACCTGACCGGACAGTTGGCGGCTTCTCCGGGCCCGGGCGCGGTCTTCCCCGCCTGTGGCACCGGTGAGTTCTTCTCGCTGGACGAGGACGAGTACCGCGAGGTCGTCCGGGCCACGGTCGAGGTCGCCGCAGGCAGGCTGCCGGTGGTGGCGGGCATCGGCTACGGCTGGGCGCAGGCCCGCCGTTTCGCCCGGATCGCCGAGGAGGCGGGCGCGGACGCTCTCCTCGTACTCCCGCACTATCTGGTGGCCGCCCCGCAGGACGGACTCGTCGAGCAGCTGCGCCACATCGCCGCCGGCACCTCGCTCCCGCTGATCGCGTACCAGCGCGGGCAGGTCGCCTTCACCGCCGAGGGACTGCGCCGGATCGCTGAGATCCCCACCGTCATCGGCCTCAAGGACGGGCACAGCGACCTCGACCGGCTCCAGCGCCTCACCCTCGCCGCCCCCGACGGCTTCCTCTTCTTCAACGGCGCCTCCACCGCCGAGATCCAGGCCCGCGCGTACGCCACCGTCGGCGTCCCCGCCTACTCGTCGGCCGTCCACGCCTTCGCCCCCGAGATCGCGAACGCCTTCTTCACGGCCCTGCACACCGACGACCACACGACAACGACCAAGCTCCTGCGCGACTTCTACGTCCCCCTCGTGGAACTCCGGGACCAGGTCCCCGGCTACGCCGTCTCCCTCGTCAAGGCAGCCGCCCGCCTGCGCAACCTCCCGGTGGGCCCGGTCCGAGCCCCCCTGACGGACCCGGACCAGACCGACCTGGCAGCCCTGGAGAAGATCCTCGCCACGGGCCTCGCCCTGGTAGGAGCCCGCTGA
- a CDS encoding sensor histidine kinase translates to MTTSRQRLVRRPVRGLVRDSPRARDISIALLLFAVSVPGALYVSTGTASPLPWWAVLLLSGVSCAVLPLHRTRPYVTVAVTTACAVTAAGLGQLQTVLSLGPLMAALYSFALRTDRDGVRRCCAIGVAVLLMTTELIAGPADRPLDLKAVGPAAWVLLPTALGSWVRLRRAYVDAVRARAEHAERTRDEEARRRVAEERMRIARELHDVTAQHLALANAQAGAITHLMRSDPDRAHGILADFAVSTSSALRELKATVGLLRQTDDDPDAPVVPAVGLARLAALTESFRSAGLAVTVTTEGAPHRLSPGADHTAFRIVQEALTNVTKHAAAREARVRLAHSDDRLTITVTDDGGGPTPSRATGDSDTGTGTGTGSGFGLLGMRERAQSVGGSLVARHRPEGGFEVVAELPLFQRDFGQEEAGGSTPVRSP, encoded by the coding sequence GCGACATCTCGATCGCCCTGCTTCTGTTCGCCGTCTCCGTGCCCGGCGCGCTGTACGTCTCCACGGGCACCGCGTCCCCGCTCCCGTGGTGGGCCGTGCTGCTGCTCTCGGGCGTCTCCTGCGCGGTCCTGCCGCTGCACCGCACCCGTCCGTACGTCACCGTGGCGGTGACCACCGCCTGTGCCGTGACGGCGGCCGGGCTCGGCCAGTTGCAGACCGTCCTGTCGCTGGGGCCGCTCATGGCGGCGCTCTACTCGTTCGCGCTGCGCACCGACCGCGACGGCGTCCGCAGGTGCTGTGCCATCGGGGTCGCCGTCCTGCTGATGACCACCGAACTGATCGCGGGCCCCGCCGACCGCCCGCTGGACCTCAAGGCGGTCGGCCCCGCGGCCTGGGTCCTGCTGCCGACCGCACTCGGCAGCTGGGTCCGGCTGCGACGGGCGTACGTGGACGCCGTGCGGGCCCGTGCCGAACACGCCGAGCGGACCCGCGACGAGGAGGCGCGGCGCCGGGTCGCGGAGGAGCGGATGCGCATCGCCCGCGAGCTGCACGACGTCACGGCCCAGCATCTGGCGCTGGCCAACGCCCAGGCCGGGGCCATCACCCACCTCATGCGCTCCGACCCCGACAGGGCCCACGGGATCCTCGCCGACTTCGCGGTGTCCACGTCCTCGGCGCTGCGTGAACTCAAGGCGACCGTCGGCCTGTTGAGACAGACGGACGATGACCCGGACGCGCCCGTGGTGCCCGCCGTCGGACTCGCCAGGCTGGCCGCCCTGACCGAGTCGTTCCGGTCCGCCGGACTCGCGGTCACCGTCACCACCGAGGGCGCGCCGCACCGGCTGTCACCGGGAGCGGACCACACGGCGTTCCGGATCGTGCAGGAAGCCCTCACCAACGTCACCAAGCACGCGGCCGCGCGCGAGGCACGGGTCCGGCTCGCCCACTCCGACGACCGGCTGACCATCACGGTCACCGACGACGGAGGCGGCCCGACACCTTCCCGGGCCACCGGAGACAGTGACACCGGGACCGGGACCGGGACCGGCAGCGGCTTCGGCCTCCTCGGCATGCGCGAACGTGCCCAGTCGGTCGGCGGCAGCCTCGTCGCCCGTCACCGCCCCGAGGGCGGCTTCGAAGTGGTGGCCGAACTGCCGCTGTTCCAGAGGGACTTCGGACAGGAGGAGGCCGGCGGGTCAACGCCAGTCAGGAGCCCCTGA
- a CDS encoding TetR/AcrR family transcriptional regulator: MPAQKQPIQSVWTRPQGKREQPALSRDQIVAQAVHLLDAEGIDALSMRKLGTRLGAGATSLYRHVANKDELIELAVDEIYGEIEVPDSGDPDRWRADVAQCGRSLRATMLRHPWIASVLGELGMSYLGPNAMRMSETLLTVLIRAGFPADEADHAGSTVISYVIGMATSEAAWLTVLARSGQTEAEYVRGLWPAAEAAAQAYPHLRDGYAGQRDQDPGVARETGFQYGLDRVLDGLATRVSR, encoded by the coding sequence ATGCCCGCACAGAAGCAGCCCATTCAGTCCGTGTGGACCCGGCCGCAGGGCAAGCGGGAGCAGCCCGCCCTGAGCCGGGACCAGATCGTCGCCCAGGCCGTGCATCTGCTCGACGCGGAGGGCATCGACGCGCTGAGCATGCGCAAGCTGGGCACCCGGCTCGGCGCCGGCGCCACCTCTCTCTACCGGCACGTGGCCAACAAGGACGAGCTGATCGAGCTGGCCGTGGACGAGATCTACGGCGAGATCGAGGTACCGGACTCGGGAGACCCGGACCGCTGGCGCGCCGACGTGGCCCAGTGCGGCCGGAGCCTGCGCGCGACGATGCTGCGGCATCCGTGGATCGCCTCGGTGCTCGGTGAGCTGGGCATGTCCTATCTCGGGCCGAACGCCATGCGGATGTCCGAGACGCTGCTCACCGTGCTCATCCGGGCGGGCTTTCCGGCGGACGAGGCCGATCACGCGGGGTCGACCGTCATCTCGTACGTCATCGGGATGGCGACCAGTGAGGCTGCCTGGCTGACCGTGCTGGCCCGGAGCGGGCAGACCGAGGCGGAGTATGTGCGGGGGTTGTGGCCTGCGGCGGAGGCTGCTGCTCAGGCGTACCCGCACTTGCGTGACGGGTACGCCGGGCAGCGGGATCAGGATCCGGGGGTGGCTCGGGAGACGGGGTTCCAGTACGGGTTGGATCGCGTGCTGGATGGGTTGGCGACGCGGGTCTCCCGATAG
- a CDS encoding enolase C-terminal domain-like protein, which yields MSQPTVTHFAVYPVAGRDCMELNLSGAHGPYFTRNVVVLKDSEGRTGLGEVPGGEKITQTLRDSESLVVGAKVGDYKRVLREIGARFADRDSGGRGAQTFDLRTTVHAVTAVESALLDLLGQHLDVPVAALLGDGQQRDSVRVLGYLFYVGDPDRTDLEYVREPDSDIDWYRVRHEEALTPEAIVRQAEAAYDLYGFRDFKLKGGVLAGAEEVDAVRALKDRFPEARITLDPNGAWSLSEAIELCKPLVGTLAYAEDPCGAEGGYSGREILAEFRRATGLPTATNMIATDWRQMTHALALQSVSIPLADPHFWTMQGSVRVAQLCNAMGLTWGCHSNNHFDISLAMVTHCGAAAPGEYNALDTHWIWQEGLERLTVAPPRIADGEIRVPDAPGLGLDLDMDRLLAAHDLYKEKALGARDDATGMQYLIPDWQFDPKRPCLVR from the coding sequence ATGAGCCAGCCGACCGTCACCCACTTCGCCGTCTATCCCGTTGCCGGCCGTGACTGCATGGAGCTGAACCTCTCCGGCGCCCACGGCCCGTACTTCACCCGCAACGTCGTCGTCCTCAAGGACTCCGAGGGCCGTACGGGACTGGGGGAGGTGCCCGGTGGCGAGAAGATCACCCAGACCCTCCGCGACTCCGAGTCCCTGGTGGTCGGTGCGAAGGTGGGCGACTACAAGCGGGTCCTGCGCGAGATCGGCGCCCGTTTCGCCGACCGTGACTCGGGCGGACGCGGTGCCCAGACCTTCGACCTGCGCACCACCGTCCACGCGGTCACGGCCGTGGAGTCGGCGTTGCTCGACCTCCTGGGTCAGCACCTCGACGTACCGGTCGCGGCCCTCCTGGGCGACGGCCAACAGCGGGACTCCGTACGGGTGTTGGGCTATCTCTTCTATGTCGGTGACCCCGACCGCACCGACCTGGAGTACGTCCGCGAGCCCGACTCGGACATCGACTGGTACCGCGTCCGGCACGAGGAGGCACTGACGCCGGAGGCGATCGTCCGCCAGGCCGAGGCGGCCTACGACCTGTACGGCTTCCGGGACTTCAAGCTCAAGGGCGGGGTCCTGGCGGGCGCGGAGGAGGTCGACGCCGTACGGGCGCTCAAGGACCGCTTCCCCGAGGCCCGCATCACCCTCGACCCGAACGGCGCATGGTCACTGAGCGAGGCGATCGAGCTCTGCAAGCCGCTCGTCGGCACGCTCGCCTACGCCGAGGACCCCTGCGGGGCGGAGGGCGGCTACTCGGGCCGCGAGATCCTCGCCGAGTTCCGCCGGGCGACCGGCCTCCCGACCGCGACGAACATGATCGCCACGGACTGGCGTCAGATGACCCACGCCCTCGCCCTCCAGTCGGTCTCCATCCCTCTGGCCGACCCGCACTTCTGGACCATGCAGGGCTCGGTGCGGGTGGCCCAGCTGTGCAACGCCATGGGTCTGACCTGGGGATGCCACTCCAACAACCACTTCGACATCTCGCTCGCCATGGTCACCCACTGCGGCGCGGCGGCCCCCGGCGAGTACAACGCCCTCGACACCCACTGGATCTGGCAGGAGGGACTGGAACGCCTCACGGTCGCCCCGCCCCGCATCGCCGACGGCGAGATCCGGGTCCCCGACGCTCCCGGCCTGGGCCTCGACCTCGACATGGACCGCCTCCTCGCCGCCCACGACCTCTACAAGGAGAAGGCCCTCGGCGCGCGGGACGACGCCACGGGCATGCAGTACCTCATCCCCGACTGGCAGTTCGACCCGAAGCGACCTTGTCTGGTCCGGTAG
- a CDS encoding gluconate:H+ symporter: MPLLVVGISVLILLLLMTRLKLNGFAALLLVAIGVAVVRGIPVADIPDVLSAGIGDQIGDTMLTIGLGAMVGRVMGDSGAAQRIAGKLLDAFGPRWVQVAMVVTSMLIGVTMFYEVAFIIIVPIAFTLVRVTGANLLWVGLPMSIALSTMHSFLPPHPGPTAVAATFHASVGHTLFYGLFIAVPAGAVIALAWPRLPFIKRMNPSIPTGLVSEREFADEEMPGMGWSLFVALFPVVLIAGAAVTDMATSGESPFLNFVAFIGSAPIALMLTLLLAIWAFGPRIGRSMEEVSASCTSAAKAMAMILLVIGAGGAFKNVLVEGGISDYIKDATDGWSISPIVLAWLIAVILRVALGSATVAVVTASGVVLPLLAGSGVHPEIMVLAVSCGSIAFSHVNDPGFWLFKEYFNLSVIEAIKVRTTYTTVLAIIGLGGVLALEWALDVLSL, encoded by the coding sequence ATGCCTCTCCTCGTAGTAGGGATCAGCGTCCTGATCCTGCTGCTCCTGATGACCCGCCTGAAACTGAACGGCTTCGCCGCCCTCCTCCTCGTGGCGATCGGCGTGGCCGTGGTCCGCGGGATACCGGTGGCCGACATCCCGGACGTCCTCTCGGCCGGCATCGGCGACCAGATCGGCGACACGATGCTCACCATCGGCCTCGGCGCGATGGTCGGCCGGGTCATGGGCGACTCGGGCGCCGCCCAACGCATCGCGGGCAAGCTCCTCGACGCCTTCGGCCCCCGCTGGGTCCAGGTCGCCATGGTCGTCACGTCCATGCTCATCGGCGTGACCATGTTCTACGAGGTCGCCTTCATCATCATCGTGCCGATCGCGTTCACCCTGGTCAGGGTCACCGGGGCGAACCTGCTCTGGGTCGGCCTGCCGATGTCGATCGCGCTGTCCACGATGCACAGCTTCCTGCCGCCGCACCCGGGCCCCACCGCCGTGGCGGCGACCTTCCACGCGTCCGTCGGCCACACCCTCTTCTACGGCCTCTTCATCGCCGTGCCCGCCGGTGCGGTCATCGCGCTCGCCTGGCCGCGGCTGCCGTTCATCAAGCGGATGAACCCGTCCATCCCCACGGGCCTGGTCAGCGAGCGGGAGTTCGCCGACGAGGAGATGCCCGGCATGGGCTGGTCGCTGTTCGTGGCCCTCTTCCCGGTGGTGCTGATCGCGGGCGCCGCCGTGACCGACATGGCAACGTCGGGCGAGAGCCCGTTCCTGAACTTCGTCGCGTTCATCGGCTCGGCACCGATCGCGCTCATGCTGACCCTGCTGCTGGCGATCTGGGCGTTCGGACCGCGGATCGGCCGCAGCATGGAGGAGGTCAGCGCCTCCTGCACCTCCGCCGCCAAGGCGATGGCGATGATCCTGCTGGTCATCGGGGCGGGCGGCGCCTTCAAGAACGTCCTCGTCGAGGGAGGCATCTCCGACTACATCAAGGACGCCACCGACGGCTGGTCCATCTCGCCGATCGTCCTGGCGTGGCTCATCGCGGTCATCCTCCGCGTGGCCCTCGGCTCGGCGACGGTCGCCGTCGTCACGGCCTCCGGCGTGGTCCTCCCGCTCCTCGCGGGCAGTGGCGTCCACCCCGAGATCATGGTGCTCGCCGTGTCGTGCGGGTCGATCGCCTTCTCCCACGTCAACGACCCGGGATTCTGGCTGTTCAAGGAGTACTTCAACCTCTCGGTCATCGAGGCGATCAAGGTCCGTACCACCTATACGACGGTGCTCGCGATCATCGGCCTGGGCGGCGTCCTGGCGCTGGAGTGGGCCCTGGACGTCCTCAGCCTGTGA